Proteins encoded together in one Deltaproteobacteria bacterium window:
- a CDS encoding SagB/ThcOx family dehydrogenase, translating to MTSADPSAARRYHERTKHSFQSVRASPHFLDWDIMPRPFKVYPDLEPISLPRDVTTSTRPALAAIADPGTATGTGPRLDRAALARLFYFSAGVLRRTTYPGGEMFYRAAACTGALYHIDLYLACGPLPDLDPGVYHFGPHDFALRRLRAGDHREAVIGATGREPAAAAAPALVLFTSTFWRNSWKYQARAYRHCFWDSGTILANLLALAAAVDLPARVVLGFVDDELNRLLDLDTAREVTLGVVALGRGAPPAPPAPAAAPLGLATLPLSAREVDYPAIREAHAASCLATAEEAAVWHGAAPRPAPAPAESAVSLAPLDADAVPEPIETVIRRRGSMRDFSPEPLRFDQLSAIVRAITRGVPGDFTAPGAALTDPYLIVNAAEGLPSGTYVFDRERDALVPLRAGSFRREAGFLDLGQSLGAEAALDLYWLADLDRALDRFGNRGYRAAQLEAAIEGGKAYLAAYALRLGATGLTFFDDDVTAFFSPHAAGKSVMFLTALGPGRRR from the coding sequence ATGACCAGCGCGGACCCGTCCGCCGCGCGCCGCTACCACGAGCGCACCAAGCACTCGTTCCAGAGCGTGCGCGCAAGCCCGCACTTCCTCGACTGGGACATCATGCCGCGGCCGTTCAAGGTCTATCCGGACCTCGAGCCGATCTCCCTGCCGCGCGACGTCACGACCTCGACGCGGCCCGCGCTCGCCGCGATCGCCGACCCGGGCACGGCCACCGGCACGGGACCACGGCTCGACCGCGCGGCGCTCGCCCGCCTCTTCTACTTCAGTGCGGGCGTGCTCCGCCGCACGACCTATCCGGGCGGCGAGATGTTCTACCGGGCGGCCGCCTGCACGGGCGCGCTCTACCACATCGATCTCTACCTCGCGTGCGGGCCGCTTCCCGACCTCGACCCGGGCGTCTACCACTTCGGGCCGCACGACTTCGCGCTGCGCAGGCTCCGCGCCGGCGACCACCGCGAGGCCGTCATCGGCGCGACGGGACGGGAGCCGGCGGCCGCCGCCGCCCCCGCGCTCGTCCTCTTCACCAGCACGTTCTGGCGCAACAGCTGGAAGTACCAGGCGCGGGCCTACCGCCACTGCTTCTGGGACAGCGGCACGATCCTCGCCAACCTGCTCGCGCTCGCCGCCGCCGTCGACCTCCCGGCCCGGGTGGTCCTCGGCTTCGTCGACGACGAGCTGAACCGGCTCCTCGACCTCGACACCGCGCGCGAGGTGACGCTCGGCGTGGTCGCGCTCGGCCGCGGGGCACCACCCGCGCCGCCTGCTCCGGCCGCCGCGCCGCTCGGCCTGGCGACGCTGCCGCTCTCGGCGCGCGAGGTGGACTACCCGGCGATCCGTGAGGCTCACGCGGCTTCTTGCCTGGCGACGGCGGAGGAGGCGGCCGTCTGGCACGGCGCGGCGCCGCGGCCCGCACCGGCGCCCGCCGAATCGGCCGTGTCACTGGCGCCGCTCGACGCGGACGCTGTCCCCGAGCCGATCGAGACCGTGATCCGTCGCCGTGGGTCGATGCGCGACTTCAGCCCCGAGCCGCTCCGCTTCGACCAGCTCTCGGCGATCGTGCGAGCCATCACGCGCGGTGTTCCAGGCGACTTCACCGCGCCGGGCGCAGCGCTCACCGACCCCTATCTGATTGTCAACGCCGCCGAGGGACTCCCGTCGGGCACGTACGTCTTCGACCGCGAGCGAGACGCACTGGTGCCCCTGCGGGCGGGCAGCTTCCGGCGCGAGGCGGGCTTCCTCGACCTCGGGCAGAGCCTCGGCGCCGAGGCCGCGCTCGACCTGTACTGGCTCGCCGACCTCGACCGGGCGCTCGACCGCTTCGGCAACCGCGGCTACCGCGCCGCCCAGCTCGAGGCGGCGATCGAGGGCGGGAAGGCCTACCTCGCCGCCTACGCGCTTCGCCTCGGGGCGACCGGGCTCACCTTCTTCGATGACGACGTGACGGCGTTCTTCTCGCCCCACGCGGCGGGCAAGAGTGTGATGTTCCTCACCGCGCTCGGCCCCGGACGGCGACGCTAG
- a CDS encoding alpha/beta hydrolase, with the protein MAFAEQGEGPPVVLCHGFPELAYSWRHQLPALAAAGFRAIAPDQRGYGGTDCPEAVTDYDIHHLTGDLAGLLDVLGVERAVFVGHDWGGTVAWMMSLLHRERVAGVIGVNTPYFPRPSAPPISLMRMMYGENYYMVHFQQPGIADRALARDVRRVFTRMMRAGVPQDEFRETVRRKAGPGMHNMVELIEHDAYAGPPLLSEAELQVYVDAFERTGFTGGINWYRNLDRNWETTPELDGAHIEVPSLMITAEWDPVLRPELAEAMRGLVPDLEVAMIRGCGHWTPQEKPAELNRIMVDWLTRRSRRGAPAALFS; encoded by the coding sequence ATGGCGTTCGCCGAGCAGGGCGAAGGGCCGCCCGTCGTGCTCTGTCACGGCTTTCCGGAGCTCGCCTACTCGTGGCGTCACCAGCTGCCCGCCCTCGCCGCCGCCGGCTTCCGGGCAATCGCGCCCGACCAGCGCGGCTACGGGGGCACCGACTGCCCCGAGGCGGTGACGGACTACGACATCCACCACCTGACCGGCGACCTCGCCGGCCTCCTCGACGTCCTCGGCGTCGAGCGCGCGGTGTTCGTCGGCCACGACTGGGGCGGCACCGTCGCCTGGATGATGTCGCTCCTGCACCGCGAACGCGTGGCGGGCGTCATCGGCGTCAACACGCCGTACTTCCCGCGCCCCTCGGCTCCCCCCATCTCGCTCATGCGGATGATGTACGGCGAAAACTACTACATGGTGCACTTCCAGCAGCCGGGCATCGCCGATCGGGCGCTTGCCCGGGACGTCCGGCGGGTCTTCACGCGGATGATGCGCGCCGGGGTCCCTCAGGACGAGTTCCGGGAGACGGTCCGGCGGAAGGCGGGACCGGGGATGCACAACATGGTCGAGCTGATCGAGCACGACGCGTATGCCGGCCCACCTCTCCTTTCCGAGGCGGAGCTCCAGGTCTACGTCGACGCGTTCGAGCGGACGGGCTTCACCGGCGGGATCAACTGGTACCGGAACCTCGACCGCAACTGGGAGACGACGCCCGAGCTCGACGGCGCGCACATCGAGGTGCCCTCCCTGATGATCACGGCGGAGTGGGACCCGGTGCTCCGCCCGGAGCTGGCCGAGGCGATGCGCGGGCTCGTCCCCGACCTGGAGGTGGCCATGATCCGCGGCTGCGGCCACTGGACCCCGCAGGAGAAGCCGGCCGAGCTGAATCGAATCATGGTCGACTGGTTGACGCGTCGCTCGAGGCGCGGCGCCCCGGCGGCGCTCTTCTCATGA
- a CDS encoding DUF3237 domain-containing protein: protein MALELIPFATATATLAPPIMLPNTPAGTRVIFEIVDYRWEGPRFTARQKSAAAADWLLLGPDGTGTLDVRVTLETPDGAVVLVHYGGRVDGSKGLGGEAPVYAAVQFETGNERYGWLNRVQAVAKGVLAGNVITYEVYELR, encoded by the coding sequence ATGGCCCTCGAGCTCATCCCCTTCGCCACGGCGACCGCCACTCTGGCCCCGCCGATCATGCTGCCGAACACGCCCGCGGGCACGCGGGTGATCTTCGAGATCGTCGACTACCGCTGGGAGGGCCCGCGCTTCACCGCCCGCCAGAAGAGCGCGGCGGCCGCCGACTGGCTGCTCCTCGGGCCCGACGGCACCGGAACGCTCGACGTGCGCGTGACCCTCGAGACGCCCGACGGCGCCGTGGTGCTCGTGCACTACGGCGGCCGCGTCGATGGCTCGAAGGGCCTCGGCGGCGAGGCGCCGGTCTATGCGGCGGTGCAGTTCGAGACGGGCAACGAGCGCTACGGCTGGCTCAACCGCGTCCAGGCGGTCGCCAAGGGCGTGCTCGCGGGCAACGTCATCACCTACGAGGTCTACGAGCTGCGCTGA
- a CDS encoding ROK family protein, with amino-acid sequence MVIGIDLGGTKIEGVVLGDDLHPLERRRLPTERERGYEHIVERVAGMVGALRASAPGCDVVGIGTPGSLSARDGTLKNSNTTCLNGRPLQADLERRLGLRVLLENDANCFALAEARAGAGQGRAMVFGVILGTGVGGGIVHEGRIWVGPQHIAGEWGHHAIDPSGPACYCGQRGCVETMISGPALEAAYRAAGGPPESATEVAARAAAGEPRAAAVVDRYLDRFGRALANVINILDPDVVVLGGGVSRLETLYTRGRDAVARYVFNDELRTPIVPNRLGDSAGVIGAALLAAQRSS; translated from the coding sequence ATGGTCATCGGGATCGACCTCGGCGGCACGAAGATCGAGGGTGTGGTGCTCGGCGACGACCTGCATCCACTGGAGCGCCGCCGGCTGCCGACCGAACGCGAGCGCGGCTACGAGCACATCGTCGAGCGGGTGGCGGGGATGGTGGGAGCGCTGCGGGCTTCGGCACCGGGTTGCGACGTCGTCGGCATCGGGACGCCTGGCTCGCTCTCGGCACGCGACGGCACGCTCAAGAACTCGAACACCACGTGCCTCAACGGCCGGCCGCTGCAGGCCGATCTGGAACGCCGCCTCGGTCTGCGGGTGCTTCTCGAGAACGACGCCAACTGCTTCGCGCTCGCCGAGGCCCGAGCCGGGGCGGGGCAGGGGCGTGCGATGGTCTTCGGGGTGATCCTCGGCACCGGCGTCGGCGGCGGCATCGTGCACGAGGGCCGCATCTGGGTCGGGCCCCAGCACATCGCCGGCGAGTGGGGTCACCACGCGATCGATCCGTCCGGCCCGGCCTGCTACTGCGGCCAGCGCGGCTGCGTCGAGACGATGATCTCGGGGCCGGCGCTCGAAGCGGCGTACCGCGCGGCGGGCGGTCCGCCCGAGAGCGCGACCGAGGTCGCGGCCCGCGCGGCCGCCGGGGAGCCGCGCGCCGCGGCCGTCGTCGACCGCTATCTCGATCGCTTCGGCCGGGCGCTCGCCAACGTGATCAACATCCTCGACCCCGACGTGGTGGTGCTGGGCGGCGGCGTGTCCAGGCTCGAGACGCTCTACACGCGGGGGCGCGACGCGGTCGCGCGCTACGTCTTCAACGATGAGCTGCGGACGCCGATCGTGCCGAACCGGCTCGGCGATTCGGCCGGCGTCATCGGCGCGGCGCTGCTCGCCGCTCAGCGCAGCTCGTAG
- a CDS encoding amidohydrolase, with protein MPYAEGRVVHDADSHVVETPDWLVPYADPDLRDRLAPLFVAAVKPGEETYIDQLRCRHADPAERAKAEDEIMLRKNWSAMGSFIKDDRPRALDLLGFRSQLVFNTFLNDYLCAAEHKPDPAFVYGVARAHNRAMLDFCSVDRRLLPTGYVPLAEFEQARAMAAEVIAGGAKALLVPSACPATHSPSHTGLFPVWAQAEEAGLPILFHVGGGGKLIDPTYFKNGLPLVTDFHGGTENFRSVDFMAIPFPPMLTVATLIIDGILDRFPRLRFGVIEQGAVWLPSWMRQLDTAHEAFRKGEERLRKLELRPSEYVKRQIRVTPYPTEPVGWIVEQAGEEVCLFSSDYPHVEGGRNPIRRFEESMAGLGERAKQHFYCDNFVDLMGAGLRVQ; from the coding sequence ATGCCGTACGCCGAAGGCCGCGTCGTGCACGACGCCGACTCGCACGTGGTGGAGACCCCGGACTGGCTCGTGCCCTACGCCGACCCGGACCTCCGTGACCGGCTCGCGCCGCTCTTCGTCGCCGCGGTCAAGCCGGGCGAGGAGACTTACATCGACCAGCTCCGGTGCCGTCATGCCGATCCCGCCGAGCGGGCGAAGGCCGAGGACGAGATCATGCTCCGCAAGAACTGGAGCGCGATGGGGTCGTTCATCAAGGACGACCGCCCGCGCGCGCTCGACCTCCTCGGCTTCCGGAGCCAGCTCGTCTTCAACACGTTCCTGAACGACTATCTCTGCGCGGCCGAGCACAAGCCGGACCCGGCCTTCGTCTACGGCGTCGCCCGCGCCCACAACCGGGCGATGCTCGACTTCTGCTCGGTCGACCGCCGGCTCCTGCCGACTGGCTACGTGCCGCTCGCCGAGTTCGAGCAGGCCCGCGCGATGGCGGCAGAGGTGATCGCCGGCGGCGCGAAGGCGCTGCTCGTGCCGTCGGCCTGCCCGGCGACCCATTCGCCGAGCCACACCGGCCTCTTTCCCGTCTGGGCGCAGGCCGAGGAGGCGGGTCTCCCGATCCTCTTCCACGTCGGCGGCGGCGGGAAGCTGATCGACCCGACCTACTTCAAGAACGGCCTCCCGCTCGTCACCGACTTCCACGGCGGCACCGAGAACTTCCGCTCGGTCGACTTCATGGCGATCCCCTTCCCCCCGATGCTGACCGTCGCGACACTCATCATCGATGGCATCCTCGACCGCTTCCCGCGGCTCAGGTTCGGCGTCATCGAGCAGGGCGCCGTCTGGCTGCCGAGCTGGATGCGGCAGCTCGACACCGCGCACGAGGCGTTCCGCAAGGGCGAGGAACGGCTCCGCAAGCTCGAGCTCCGCCCGAGCGAGTACGTGAAGCGGCAGATCCGCGTCACGCCCTATCCCACCGAGCCCGTCGGCTGGATCGTCGAGCAGGCCGGCGAGGAGGTCTGTCTCTTCTCCTCCGACTACCCGCACGTCGAGGGCGGCCGGAACCCGATCCGCCGCTTCGAGGAGAGCATGGCAGGGCTCGGCGAGCGCGCGAAGCAGCACTTCTACTGCGACAACTTCGTCGACCTGATGGGTGCGGGCCTCCGGGTTCAGTAG
- a CDS encoding HD domain-containing protein encodes MTSFTRMVDATPEDYGIIARHALGFQQGLPDRILRHLALLAGDTGGYAVDRLTHSLQTATRAHRDGRDEEYVVCALVHDIGDTLASLNHAELAAVIVRPFVSEENHWIVKQHGIFQGYYFFHHMGLDRNMRDRYRDHPYWQACADFCASYDQNSFDPRYDTLPLEFFEPMVRRVFSSPKRSIYLSSEER; translated from the coding sequence ATGACGTCCTTCACGCGAATGGTGGATGCCACGCCCGAAGACTACGGCATCATCGCTCGACACGCGCTCGGCTTCCAGCAAGGCCTGCCCGATCGGATTCTCCGCCACCTCGCCTTGCTCGCCGGTGACACGGGCGGGTACGCGGTCGACCGGCTCACCCACTCCCTGCAGACCGCGACGCGCGCGCACCGCGACGGCCGTGACGAGGAGTACGTGGTGTGCGCGCTCGTCCACGACATCGGAGACACGCTCGCCAGCCTGAACCACGCGGAGCTCGCGGCGGTGATCGTCCGGCCGTTCGTGTCCGAGGAGAACCACTGGATCGTCAAGCAGCACGGCATCTTCCAGGGCTACTACTTCTTCCATCACATGGGGCTCGATCGGAACATGCGCGACCGCTACCGCGACCACCCGTACTGGCAGGCCTGCGCGGACTTCTGCGCCAGCTACGATCAGAACAGCTTCGATCCCCGCTACGACACGCTGCCTCTCGAGTTCTTCGAGCCCATGGTCCGGCGTGTATTCTCCTCGCCCAAGCGCTCGATCTACCTCTCGAGCGAGGAGCGGTAG
- a CDS encoding metallophosphoesterase, whose product MAWTAAGAIEAAKRAFFRSFFRLLVAFVALAEWVCIAWVLLSVGLRPPRALHVLAPLAIFQLNRRIVMRRRSDRRRVLDALVRVYVAFAFTSIFCTLFLGLAGLGALAGCIVVPLFPATLGEPIARAYTWLVAAGFATVAGLLAYGYVLGPRELAVSRVEIPVRGLPEPLVGLRIVHISDLHVGQHLDVAELAGHVRRVNALEPDLVCVTGDLVDRAETCGLAFPTLAGLRARHGVLVTLGNHDFYAGAETVTEALRRLTPFTVLRDGAVHLDVDGARLTVVGIDDLGRDWARGVLEHPALPSLAAAVPAGNLLIVLSHRPDCFAQAARLGAALMLSGHTHGGQLALPAWLGRRARNLAQFISRFDRGLFRDGDATLYVNRGLGFTGQKVRLFTPREIACLELRPA is encoded by the coding sequence ATGGCGTGGACCGCGGCCGGCGCGATCGAGGCGGCGAAACGGGCGTTCTTCCGCTCCTTCTTCCGCCTGCTCGTCGCCTTCGTCGCGCTCGCCGAGTGGGTGTGCATCGCCTGGGTCCTGCTCAGCGTCGGGCTCCGCCCGCCGCGCGCGCTCCATGTCCTCGCGCCGCTCGCCATCTTCCAGCTGAACCGGCGGATCGTGATGCGGCGCCGATCCGATAGGCGGCGGGTGCTCGACGCGCTCGTACGCGTCTACGTCGCGTTCGCCTTCACCTCGATCTTCTGCACGCTCTTCCTCGGCCTTGCCGGCCTCGGCGCGCTCGCAGGCTGCATCGTTGTCCCGCTCTTCCCCGCGACACTCGGCGAGCCCATCGCGCGCGCCTACACCTGGCTCGTGGCCGCCGGCTTCGCCACCGTCGCCGGCCTCCTCGCCTACGGCTACGTCCTCGGCCCGCGCGAGCTCGCTGTTTCGCGCGTCGAGATCCCGGTGCGGGGCCTGCCGGAGCCGCTCGTCGGGCTCCGCATCGTGCACATCTCCGACCTGCACGTCGGCCAGCACCTCGACGTGGCCGAGCTCGCCGGGCACGTGCGGCGGGTGAACGCGCTCGAGCCCGACCTCGTGTGCGTCACCGGCGACCTCGTCGACCGGGCCGAGACCTGCGGCCTCGCCTTCCCGACCCTCGCCGGGCTCCGGGCGCGCCACGGCGTGCTCGTGACGCTCGGCAACCACGACTTCTACGCCGGGGCGGAGACGGTGACCGAGGCGCTCCGCCGGCTGACGCCGTTCACCGTGCTCCGGGACGGCGCCGTGCATCTCGATGTCGACGGCGCCCGCTTGACGGTCGTCGGCATCGACGACCTCGGCCGGGACTGGGCGCGCGGTGTGCTCGAGCACCCCGCGCTGCCGTCGCTCGCCGCCGCGGTCCCCGCAGGCAACCTGCTCATCGTCCTCTCGCACCGCCCCGACTGCTTCGCGCAGGCGGCGCGGCTCGGTGCGGCACTCATGCTCTCCGGCCACACCCACGGGGGCCAGCTCGCCCTCCCGGCCTGGCTCGGCCGCCGGGCGCGGAACCTGGCTCAGTTCATCAGCCGCTTCGACCGCGGCCTCTTTCGCGACGGCGACGCGACGCTCTACGTGAACCGCGGCCTCGGCTTCACGGGGCAGAAGGTCCGCCTCTTCACGCCGCGCGAGATCGCCTGCCTGGAGCTCAGGCCGGCTTGA
- a CDS encoding ATP-grasp domain-containing protein, whose protein sequence is MGLARLLIANRAEIAIRIARAAADLGIQTVGVFAEDDATSLHRRHVDAARALRGSGPRAYLDVEQLLAAARDTGCDGVHPGYGFLSEQAVFARRCAESGLVFVGPRPETLALLGDKAAARALAERCGVPVPRGTRAAVSLDEARAFLAALAPGTAVMVKAVAGGGGRGLRVVRRHEELEEAWARCRSEAQAAFGNDALYVEALLPRVRHVEVQVVGDGTGTVSQLGERDCSLQRRHQKVIEVAPAPGLGDDVRQRLAAAAVRMAAEVRLASVGTFEFLVDADRPGSFAFIEANPRLQVEHTVTEELTGVDLVAAQLRLAGGCSLAELGLRQEDVPRPCGFVLQVRVNMETLAADASVRPSTGLLAAFDVPTGPGVRVDTAGYAGYRPSPSFDSLLAKVVARSASDDFPAAVAKAYRALCEFRVEGVATNLSFLRNLMRHPALAAYRVTTGFVDEHLTELLEGAAHPRRHAETAPATPRRAGATVDPRDPLAVLVHGKTSMPVVPEGAIVVRAPMQGTVVAIDVSPGDAVPAGAQLLVMEAMKMEHVVAAPVGGIVRALHAAAGDTVYEGSPLVVLEESAVEATAADNGGQVDLAHIRPDLAEVERRHAQTRDAARPDAVARRRRTGQRTARENVDDLCDPGTFVEYGPLVIAAQRRRRPVEELIERTPADGLVAGIGRVNGHLFDEPRSRCVVMAYDYTVLAGTQGIQNHRKKDRLFELASQLRLPVVFFTEGGGGRPGDTDGTTVAGLDCWAFNYWGRLSGLVPLVGINSGRCFAGNAALLGCCDIVIATANSSIGMGGPAMIEGGGLGVFHPDEVGPMPVQVSNGVVDVPVADEAEAVRVAKQYLGYFQGPLAAWECADQRRLRAIVPENRLRIYDVRAVIRTLADAGSVLELRRHFGLGMVTALVRLEGRPVGVVANDPSHLAGAIDRDGADKAARFMQLCDAFDLPLLFLCDTPGMMVGPEAEKTALVRHVSRLFVVGASLTVPFFTIVLRKGYGLGAQAMAGGSFKAPLFTVAWPTGEFGGMGLEGAVKLGYRKELAAVEDPAARQQLFAEMVARMYEHGKAVSYATYFEIDDVIDPAESRTWITTALRSAPPRPARSGKKRPCVDTW, encoded by the coding sequence ATGGGCCTCGCACGTCTGCTGATCGCCAACCGGGCTGAGATCGCCATCCGCATCGCGCGCGCGGCGGCCGACCTCGGCATCCAGACGGTGGGCGTCTTCGCCGAGGACGACGCGACGAGCCTCCACCGCCGCCACGTCGACGCGGCGCGCGCGCTCAGGGGAAGCGGCCCGCGCGCCTACCTCGACGTCGAGCAGCTCCTCGCGGCGGCACGCGACACGGGATGCGACGGCGTCCATCCCGGCTACGGCTTCCTGAGCGAGCAGGCGGTCTTCGCGCGCCGTTGCGCCGAGTCGGGGCTCGTCTTCGTCGGCCCCAGACCCGAGACGCTCGCGCTCCTCGGCGACAAGGCGGCCGCCCGGGCCCTCGCCGAGCGCTGCGGGGTGCCGGTGCCGCGCGGGACGCGAGCGGCCGTGAGCCTCGACGAGGCGCGAGCGTTCCTCGCCGCGCTCGCGCCTGGCACGGCCGTCATGGTGAAGGCCGTGGCGGGGGGCGGGGGGCGCGGCCTCCGCGTCGTCCGCCGTCACGAGGAGCTCGAGGAGGCGTGGGCGCGCTGCCGCTCGGAGGCGCAGGCGGCGTTCGGCAACGACGCGCTCTACGTCGAGGCGCTTCTGCCCCGGGTGCGCCACGTCGAGGTCCAGGTGGTGGGCGACGGGACGGGCACGGTGAGCCAGCTCGGCGAGCGCGACTGCAGCCTCCAGCGCCGGCACCAGAAGGTGATCGAGGTGGCACCGGCACCCGGTCTCGGCGACGACGTGCGGCAGCGTCTCGCGGCCGCCGCGGTGCGCATGGCGGCCGAGGTTCGCTTGGCGAGCGTCGGGACGTTCGAGTTTCTCGTCGACGCCGACCGCCCCGGTTCGTTCGCGTTCATCGAGGCGAACCCGCGGCTCCAGGTCGAGCACACGGTGACGGAGGAGCTCACCGGCGTCGACCTCGTCGCGGCACAGCTCCGGCTCGCCGGGGGATGCTCGCTCGCGGAGCTCGGTCTCCGGCAAGAGGACGTTCCGCGACCGTGCGGCTTCGTGCTGCAGGTGCGGGTCAATATGGAGACGCTCGCCGCCGACGCCAGCGTCCGGCCGTCCACCGGCCTGCTCGCTGCCTTCGACGTGCCGACGGGGCCCGGAGTCCGGGTCGACACGGCCGGCTACGCCGGCTACCGGCCGAGCCCGAGCTTCGACTCGCTGCTCGCGAAGGTCGTCGCGCGCAGCGCTTCGGACGACTTCCCGGCCGCCGTCGCGAAGGCGTACCGCGCGCTCTGCGAATTCCGGGTGGAGGGCGTGGCCACGAACCTGAGCTTCCTCCGGAACCTCATGCGCCACCCGGCCCTCGCAGCGTACCGAGTCACGACTGGCTTCGTTGACGAGCACCTGACCGAGCTCCTCGAGGGCGCCGCGCATCCCCGCCGGCACGCCGAGACCGCCCCGGCCACGCCGCGACGCGCGGGCGCCACCGTCGACCCGCGCGACCCGCTCGCGGTGCTCGTGCACGGCAAGACGTCGATGCCCGTGGTCCCGGAGGGCGCGATCGTCGTGCGCGCCCCGATGCAGGGCACCGTGGTCGCGATCGACGTGTCCCCGGGCGACGCCGTTCCCGCCGGCGCCCAGCTCCTCGTCATGGAAGCGATGAAGATGGAGCACGTCGTGGCCGCGCCGGTGGGCGGCATCGTCCGCGCCCTCCACGCGGCGGCGGGCGACACCGTGTACGAGGGCTCGCCGCTGGTCGTGCTGGAGGAGAGCGCCGTCGAGGCGACGGCGGCGGACAACGGCGGGCAGGTGGACCTGGCGCACATCCGGCCCGACCTCGCCGAGGTCGAGCGGCGGCACGCGCAGACGCGCGACGCGGCGCGACCCGACGCCGTCGCCCGGCGCCGGCGCACCGGCCAGCGAACGGCACGCGAGAACGTCGACGACCTCTGCGACCCGGGCACGTTCGTCGAGTACGGGCCGCTCGTGATCGCGGCGCAGCGGCGGCGCCGGCCGGTCGAGGAGCTGATCGAGCGGACGCCCGCGGACGGACTGGTCGCGGGGATCGGCCGGGTGAACGGCCACCTCTTCGACGAGCCACGCTCGCGCTGCGTCGTGATGGCGTACGACTATACCGTCCTCGCCGGCACGCAGGGCATCCAGAACCACCGGAAGAAGGATCGCCTCTTCGAGCTGGCCTCGCAGCTGCGGCTGCCGGTCGTCTTCTTCACCGAGGGCGGCGGCGGCCGGCCGGGCGACACCGACGGCACGACCGTCGCCGGCCTCGACTGCTGGGCGTTCAACTACTGGGGCCGCCTCTCCGGCCTCGTGCCGCTGGTTGGCATCAACTCCGGCCGCTGCTTCGCCGGCAACGCCGCGCTCCTCGGCTGCTGCGACATCGTCATCGCGACCGCGAACTCGTCGATCGGCATGGGCGGGCCTGCGATGATCGAGGGCGGCGGGCTCGGCGTCTTCCATCCCGACGAGGTGGGCCCGATGCCCGTCCAGGTCTCGAACGGCGTCGTCGACGTGCCGGTCGCCGACGAGGCGGAGGCGGTCCGGGTGGCGAAGCAGTACCTCGGCTACTTCCAGGGACCGCTCGCGGCGTGGGAGTGCGCCGACCAGCGCCGCCTGCGGGCGATCGTCCCGGAGAACCGGCTGCGCATCTACGACGTCCGGGCCGTCATCCGGACGCTCGCCGACGCCGGCTCGGTGCTCGAGCTCCGCCGGCACTTCGGCCTCGGCATGGTGACCGCGCTCGTCCGCCTCGAAGGCCGTCCGGTCGGCGTCGTGGCGAACGATCCGAGCCACCTCGCCGGCGCGATCGACCGCGACGGTGCGGACAAGGCCGCGCGCTTCATGCAGCTCTGCGACGCCTTCGATCTGCCGCTCCTCTTCCTCTGCGACACCCCGGGGATGATGGTCGGGCCCGAGGCGGAGAAGACGGCGCTGGTCCGCCACGTGAGCCGCCTGTTCGTCGTCGGCGCCAGTCTGACCGTGCCGTTCTTCACGATCGTCCTCCGCAAGGGCTACGGCCTCGGCGCGCAGGCGATGGCGGGCGGCAGCTTCAAGGCGCCGCTGTTCACCGTGGCCTGGCCGACGGGCGAGTTCGGCGGCATGGGGCTCGAGGGCGCCGTCAAGCTCGGCTACCGCAAGGAGCTCGCCGCGGTCGAGGACCCCGCGGCCCGCCAGCAGCTCTTCGCGGAGATGGTGGCCCGCATGTACGAGCACGGGAAGGCGGTCAGCTACGCCACCTATTTCGAGATCGACGACGTGATCGATCCCGCGGAGTCGCGGACGTGGATCACGACGGCGCTGCGCTCGGCGCCGCCGCGGCCGGCGCGCAGCGGGAAGAAGCGACCCTGCGTGGATACGTGGTAG